A window of Cyclopterus lumpus isolate fCycLum1 chromosome 14, fCycLum1.pri, whole genome shotgun sequence contains these coding sequences:
- the abr gene encoding active breakpoint cluster region-related protein isoform X4: MTDILDVNLNSVCERLEQHCCVDQNQHNLSSQPQTPVLKRHSNTGAKLWGRVRSKLLRQKLDPQTVQSKNWHMDVIEMNGIKVEFSMKFTSRDLSLKRTPSKKQSGVFGVKINVVTKRERSKVPYIVRQCIEEVEKRGIDEVGIYRISGVATDIQALKAAFDTNTKDILVMLSDMDINAIAGTLKLYFRELPEPLLTDRLYPAFMEGIALSDPAAKENCMMHLLRSLPDPNLMTFLPLLEHLKRVAEKEPINKMSLHNLATVFGPTLLRPSELESAKALHITSASDIWSHDVMAQVQVLLYYLQHPPISFAELKRNTLYFSTDV, from the exons ATGACGGACATCCTGGATGTAAACTTGAACTCTGTGTGCGAGCGCCTGGAGCAGCACTGCTGCGTGGACCAGAACCAGCACAATCTGTCCAGCCAGCCGCAGACCCCCGTGCTCAAGAGGCACTCCAACACCGGGGCCAAGCTGTGGGGCCGCGTCCGCAGCAAGCTGCTCAGACAAAAG CTGGATCCTCAGACTGTGCAGTCCAAGAACTGGCACATGGACGTCATCGAGATGAACGGG ATCAAAGTGGAATTCTCCATGAAGTTTACAAGTCGGGACCTCAGCTTGAAGAGAACGCCGTCCAAAAAACAGAGCGGGGTGTTTGGAGTCAAAATCAACGTGGTGACAAA GCGCGAGCGCTCCAAGGTGCCTTACATTGTCCGCCAGTGCATTGAGGAAGTGGAGAAGAGGGGGATCGACGAAGTGGGAATCTACAGGATCTCCGGGGTGGCCACTGACATCCAGGCCCTCAAAGCAGCATTCGACACCA ATACCAAAGACATCCTGGTGATGCTGAGCGACATGGACATCAACGCCATCGCAGGGACACTGAAGCTGTACTTCAGGGAGCTGCCGGAGCCTCTGCTCACCGACCGCCTCTACCCCGCCTTCATGGAGGGCATAG cGCTCTCAGACCCGGCAGCCAAGGAGAACTGCATGATGCACCTCCTGCGCTCCCTGCCCGACCCCAACCTTATGACCTTCCTCCCTCTGCTGGAGCACCTCaaacg GGTGGCAGAGAAGGAGCCCATCAACAAGATGTCGCTCCACAACCTGGCCACCGTGTTTGGCCCCACTCTGCTCAGGCCCTCAGAGTTGGAGAGCGCGAAGGCGCTACACATCACCTCGGCCTCtgacatctggtcacatgacgtgATGGCGCAG GTCCAGGTGTTGCTGTATTACCTGCAGCATCCTCCCATCTCCTTTGCCGAACTGAAGCGCAACACGCTCTACTTTTCCACTGACGTTTAA